A window of the Deltaproteobacteria bacterium genome harbors these coding sequences:
- a CDS encoding phosphoglycerate dehydrogenase yields the protein MKILISDNLAAEGMKIFEEAGFEVDARTSTPADEILKIIGEYDGLVIRSATKITPELLEKATRLKVIGRAGAGLDNVDIPAASQKGVVVMNTPGGNTVTTAEHTVAMIMSLCRNIPQATASLKANKWEKKKFTGTELMGKTLGIIGLGNIGKNVAKRARGLEMKVVGYDPYMTEEMARSLGVRLVSLDEIYAESDIITVHTPMTPETKHLINRDTIAKMKDGVRLVNCARGGIIKETDLLEALQSGKVTAAALDVFETEPPVDNPLLALDNVIATPHLGASTSEAQVNVAVMVASQMVEYLTTGVAKNARNMAAVSPEEMEKIQPYISLGEKLGSFLGQVADGRADRVTMEYFGDAADLNSEPVTTAILKGFLSNFADVNYVSAPYLAKERGIKTSEVKSNESPNFKNKITISVEGKYGKNSISGTLFNNRDPRIVMVDGMTLEAVPEGEMLIFRNHDKPGVIGSVGRALADAKINIARMQFGREEPGGKAISIVNVDSPVDAELLDKLAVLPNVVDVRVARL from the coding sequence ATGAAAATCCTGATCAGTGACAATCTGGCCGCCGAAGGTATGAAAATTTTCGAGGAGGCCGGTTTTGAGGTCGATGCCCGAACCTCCACCCCGGCCGATGAGATCCTGAAGATTATCGGGGAATACGACGGTCTGGTCATCCGGAGCGCCACAAAGATTACGCCGGAACTGCTGGAGAAGGCGACCCGCCTGAAGGTCATCGGACGCGCCGGTGCCGGGCTCGATAACGTCGATATCCCGGCCGCCAGCCAAAAGGGGGTCGTCGTTATGAACACCCCCGGCGGCAACACGGTGACCACCGCAGAACATACCGTGGCCATGATCATGTCCCTCTGCCGGAATATTCCCCAAGCCACGGCCAGCCTTAAGGCCAATAAATGGGAGAAGAAGAAATTCACCGGCACGGAACTGATGGGGAAAACTCTCGGCATCATCGGTCTCGGGAACATCGGGAAAAACGTGGCAAAGCGTGCCCGGGGGCTCGAGATGAAGGTGGTCGGCTACGACCCCTACATGACGGAGGAGATGGCCCGCTCCCTCGGTGTACGCCTCGTCTCCCTGGACGAGATCTATGCCGAATCGGATATCATTACAGTCCACACACCGATGACACCGGAGACGAAACACCTGATCAACCGAGATACCATCGCGAAGATGAAAGACGGCGTCCGGCTCGTCAACTGCGCCAGGGGAGGGATCATCAAGGAAACCGATCTGCTCGAGGCGCTGCAAAGCGGGAAGGTCACGGCGGCGGCGCTGGATGTATTCGAAACGGAACCGCCCGTCGACAATCCGCTTCTTGCCCTCGATAACGTCATCGCGACCCCGCATCTCGGCGCATCCACGAGCGAGGCCCAGGTCAACGTGGCCGTGATGGTTGCCAGCCAGATGGTTGAATACCTGACCACCGGCGTCGCGAAGAACGCCCGAAACATGGCTGCCGTTTCGCCCGAGGAGATGGAGAAAATCCAGCCCTACATCTCGCTGGGGGAAAAACTGGGATCCTTCTTGGGCCAGGTCGCCGACGGGCGGGCCGACCGGGTGACCATGGAATACTTCGGTGATGCCGCCGATTTGAACAGCGAACCGGTTACCACGGCAATCCTCAAGGGTTTTCTCTCCAATTTTGCCGACGTCAATTATGTAAGCGCCCCTTACCTTGCAAAAGAGCGGGGAATCAAGACCTCCGAAGTGAAGTCGAATGAAAGTCCCAACTTCAAGAACAAGATCACAATTAGCGTGGAAGGAAAATATGGGAAGAACTCCATCTCCGGGACCCTGTTCAACAACCGGGACCCGCGCATCGTCATGGTCGATGGGATGACGCTGGAGGCCGTCCCCGAAGGAGAGATGCTCATCTTTCGCAACCACGACAAGCCGGGGGTGATCGGTAGTGTGGGCCGGGCGCTTGCCGATGCAAAGATCAACATCGCCCGGATGCAGTTTGGTCGGGAAGAACCGGGCGGCAAGGCGATCTCCATCGTCAATGTTGACAGCCCCGTCGATGCGGAACTTCTGGACAAACTGGCGGTCCTGCCCAATGTCGTCGATGTTCGGGTTGCACGCCTGTAA
- a CDS encoding 2-hydroxyglutaryl-CoA dehydratase → MFYAGIDVGSRSTEAVILSHGRLYAYGIVDTGVSGGRAAEAALKIALKKGKLGRASLTAVTATGYGRKQVSPATARITEITCHARGAFHLFPETRTVIDIGGQDSKVIRIDEAGHVVDFAMNDRCAAGTGRFLEVMAKVLEMDLRELGAVSHDPGRAAVISNLCTVFAESEVISLLAEGRAVEEIVCGLQTSVAERTVALFKRIAAVPPVIMTGGVANNRGVVQALEAGLKVSLQVPEMPQIVGALGAALAAQKLP, encoded by the coding sequence ATGTTTTATGCCGGCATTGACGTGGGATCAAGGTCGACCGAGGCCGTGATTTTATCGCATGGACGTTTATATGCCTACGGGATTGTTGATACCGGGGTGAGCGGGGGCCGGGCGGCGGAAGCGGCTTTGAAGATCGCCCTGAAAAAGGGAAAGCTCGGACGGGCGTCCCTAACCGCCGTTACGGCAACAGGCTATGGAAGAAAACAGGTCTCCCCGGCCACCGCCCGAATTACGGAGATCACCTGCCATGCCCGGGGAGCCTTTCATCTTTTTCCGGAGACCCGGACGGTGATTGATATCGGGGGGCAGGACAGCAAGGTGATCCGGATCGACGAGGCCGGTCATGTTGTCGATTTCGCCATGAACGACCGCTGTGCGGCGGGGACGGGCCGGTTCTTGGAGGTGATGGCGAAGGTCCTGGAGATGGATCTTCGTGAACTTGGTGCGGTCTCCCACGATCCCGGCCGGGCGGCGGTTATCAGCAATCTTTGTACCGTCTTTGCGGAATCGGAGGTGATCTCCCTTCTGGCCGAAGGAAGGGCCGTAGAAGAGATCGTCTGCGGTCTTCAGACATCGGTAGCAGAACGTACGGTGGCACTTTTCAAGCGGATTGCTGCTGTCCCGCCTGTGATCATGACCGGCGGTGTGGCAAACAACCGGGGGGTGGTACAGGCACTGGAGGCCGGCCTGAAGGTTTCCCTGCAGGTTCCGGAGATGCCCCAGATTGTCGGGGCGCTGGGAGCGGCCCTGGCGGCGCAAAAACTGCCTTAA
- a CDS encoding ABC-ATPase domain-containing protein, translating into MKTIEALKGILTRIDGRGYKAYKDLKGTYDFGFFTLHIDHVQGDPYAAPSRLRIKVPQAEAGLPARHFANRFRRIGLEDFLTRSFAAAIRKIARGSRGMGKSGLIAIDCGNQEVLERTSMFVSSSEVEARFVMGLPARGRSILGREAAEMFLEEVPQIVRQSLFLSHLDTGRMALHVDVVEDHAALQKTLKERKLVAFIADGSTLPRRSGIDLRPLQEGAIPFASPPAFRTVLSAPNRGEITGMGIPCGVTLIVGGGFHGKSTILNALKYSIFPHIPGDGREYVVTDATAVKIRAEDGRSISGVDISPFINNLPYGKETGFFTTMNASGSTSQAANIMEALEMGSRLLLIDEDTSATNFMIRDHRMQSLVAKEKEPITPFVDQIRPLREDLGVSTILVMGGSGDYLDQADRVILMERYRPLDVTDRAREVVEKIATLRRPEGSGGFGKVIDRRPLPASFDPSRGRREVRIDAKGLQEILFGRERIDLSAVEQLMEISETRAVGEIIHYFAKTCVLRGMNLREGLTLVLQEMKENGLDLLSPYKLGCFAMPRIFEVAAAVNRMRSLKISREGEEESR; encoded by the coding sequence ATGAAGACCATCGAAGCACTCAAGGGGATCCTGACCCGAATCGACGGTCGGGGATACAAGGCGTACAAGGATCTGAAGGGGACCTACGATTTTGGGTTCTTCACCCTCCACATCGATCATGTCCAAGGCGACCCCTATGCCGCCCCGTCGCGCCTGCGGATCAAGGTTCCACAGGCGGAAGCCGGACTGCCCGCCCGTCATTTTGCAAACCGCTTCCGGCGGATCGGTCTCGAAGATTTTCTGACCCGCTCCTTTGCCGCCGCAATCCGGAAAATCGCCCGCGGGAGCCGGGGGATGGGCAAGAGCGGCTTGATCGCCATCGACTGCGGCAATCAGGAAGTGCTGGAACGAACCTCCATGTTTGTTTCCTCCTCCGAGGTGGAAGCCCGTTTCGTGATGGGGCTCCCGGCACGAGGCCGGTCGATCCTCGGCCGGGAAGCGGCGGAGATGTTTCTTGAGGAGGTCCCGCAAATCGTGAGGCAGTCGCTCTTTCTGTCCCACCTTGATACCGGCCGGATGGCGCTCCATGTCGACGTTGTGGAAGATCATGCCGCCCTGCAGAAGACGCTCAAAGAAAGAAAACTCGTCGCCTTTATCGCGGACGGATCGACTCTCCCCCGCCGAAGCGGGATTGATCTCCGTCCACTGCAGGAAGGCGCCATTCCCTTTGCTTCTCCTCCGGCCTTCCGGACTGTTCTGAGCGCCCCGAACCGGGGAGAGATCACCGGCATGGGGATCCCCTGCGGGGTGACCCTGATCGTGGGGGGCGGGTTCCATGGGAAATCGACGATCTTAAATGCCCTGAAATATTCTATCTTTCCCCATATCCCCGGCGACGGAAGAGAGTATGTCGTGACTGACGCCACGGCCGTCAAGATCCGGGCCGAAGACGGCCGGAGCATCTCCGGTGTCGACATCTCTCCCTTCATTAACAACCTTCCCTACGGCAAGGAGACCGGATTTTTTACAACCATGAATGCCAGCGGCTCCACTTCCCAGGCGGCCAACATCATGGAGGCCCTGGAGATGGGGAGTCGGCTCCTGCTGATCGACGAGGACACCTCGGCCACGAATTTCATGATCCGGGACCACCGGATGCAGTCCCTGGTCGCGAAGGAGAAGGAACCGATCACCCCCTTTGTCGATCAAATCCGGCCGCTCCGTGAAGACCTCGGCGTCTCAACGATTCTGGTCATGGGCGGATCGGGAGACTACCTGGACCAGGCCGACCGGGTTATCCTGATGGAAAGATACCGTCCCCTTGACGTTACGGACCGCGCCCGGGAGGTCGTCGAAAAGATCGCCACCCTGCGCCGACCGGAAGGGAGCGGAGGTTTCGGAAAAGTTATCGATCGCAGACCCCTGCCTGCCTCCTTTGATCCGAGCCGGGGAAGGCGGGAGGTCAGGATCGATGCCAAAGGTTTGCAGGAAATTCTCTTCGGCCGGGAGCGGATCGATCTTTCCGCCGTGGAACAGTTGATGGAGATCTCCGAGACCCGGGCCGTCGGAGAGATCATCCACTATTTCGCGAAGACCTGTGTCTTGCGGGGAATGAACCTGCGGGAAGGCTTGACCCTTGTCCTGCAGGAAATGAAGGAAAATGGCCTTGACCTCCTGTCCCCTTACAAGCTCGGCTGCTTTGCCATGCCCCGCATCTTTGAGGTCGCCGCGGCCGTCAACCGGATGCGTTCTCTGAAAATCTCCCGGGAAGGCGAAGAAGAATCAAGGTGA
- the dksA gene encoding RNA polymerase-binding protein DksA, with the protein MAPKNGSAKQKKTFEKIKKGLVRKKQLILEGANEAITSQLVKEKENLPELGDQASAEIDNNFLLRLKGREKKLLAKIDQALERIDNGTFGICEECGQAIGLKRLEARPVTTMCIECKTDQEEKEKIKKT; encoded by the coding sequence ATGGCTCCAAAGAATGGATCGGCAAAACAGAAGAAAACATTCGAGAAGATCAAGAAAGGTCTTGTCCGGAAGAAGCAGTTGATTCTGGAAGGGGCAAACGAGGCGATCACCAGCCAGCTCGTTAAAGAGAAGGAGAATCTTCCCGAATTAGGAGATCAGGCCTCGGCCGAAATCGATAACAACTTTCTTCTTCGCCTGAAAGGTCGTGAAAAGAAACTTCTGGCCAAGATCGATCAGGCACTGGAACGGATCGATAACGGGACCTTCGGGATCTGTGAGGAATGCGGGCAGGCGATCGGATTGAAACGGCTTGAGGCCCGGCCCGTCACCACCATGTGTATCGAATGCAAAACGGATCAGGAAGAAAAGGAAAAGATCAAAAAGACCTGA
- the glnE gene encoding bifunctional [glutamate--ammonia ligase]-adenylyl-L-tyrosine phosphorylase/[glutamate--ammonia-ligase] adenylyltransferase, which produces MGTIKHFLQEGPSRKRFEAFLAPFRLRGTPSVRKNLASLQKLLAPHCDPERFLLRALHSIGETADSEQALNQLERFFHALDDPATVLPLLTEGRPALHTLCTLFGASPYLSGILIQEPSLFAWLMQERIWSGSVDREALLEEILMACTEIEQIEEAYPILRRVKQREILRIGAKDLTGFAGITETMEGLTALAEASLEAARQVADRFLKKRFGTPQIIDPDGNPGECPFAILGMGKLGGEELNFSSDIDLLYLYESDQGETTGIPDTSGRVQGKIENHLYFARLCERITDMIQANTEDGFVFRVDLRLRPEGGQGPVASSLRSYELYYESFGQTWERAAHLKCRPVAGDLALGRKMIRLLRPFVYRKYLDDGAIAEIREMKGRILQKLARGRAREFNVKLGPGGIRSIEFLIQSLQLLFGGKIHWVREHNSLRALHRLCDKEIITYDDYAVLSKAYLFLRDVEHKLQIEHQLQTQTLPKDPAALDCLAYRCGLSGGRELMEELSTHTARVEALFEELFRQEEEGTESISPLPAIASGIAEGDEAARELAHLGFADPRRALKNIEILREGPPYHHNSSRCRAAFLQLAPALLREAGTSPDPDMALNHLERFASGYQARETFYAILGKNSEALHRIIALFSISSYLSNLLIRHPGAMEILLGGDLLEQCVLKDSYYRRIMEEVKRSLPGGPVLDLIRRFKHLEELKIGLRDILSEPDLLQTAHSLSGLADASLEAAYTLAFEELTKVFGPPRAEGGEPAELAIFGVGKLGSQELIYGGDLDLLFAYTAEGETEGPERITNRDFFTRLASRIVSLLSTLTGEGAAYRIDLRLRPLGESGPLVQSLEGYRGYFHRSLMPWERQALTRIRFCAGGNRCGRALIDVIETTLFDTAPLPDLAESVRTMRKKIEAEKSTSRRREIHFKTGAGGLIDIEFLVQYLTLRYGHTIKELRFAPPLSVLEVCRNRSLIGETDYQGLRKGYLFLRRLEGRARILQDRPITSLSSDPGMNRALALRMGYPVRGEDPGTALLRDLKITTQRTRKIFERILSNQKAPGLT; this is translated from the coding sequence ATGGGCACAATCAAACATTTCCTTCAGGAAGGTCCCTCCCGGAAAAGATTCGAGGCCTTTCTCGCTCCTTTTCGCCTGCGGGGGACCCCTTCGGTTCGGAAAAACCTTGCTTCTTTACAGAAACTTTTAGCGCCCCACTGCGATCCGGAACGGTTTCTTTTGCGGGCCTTGCACTCCATCGGAGAAACGGCCGACTCAGAACAGGCGCTCAATCAACTGGAACGTTTTTTCCACGCCCTCGACGATCCGGCAACGGTTCTCCCGCTGCTGACCGAAGGGCGCCCCGCACTCCATACCCTTTGCACCCTCTTCGGCGCCAGCCCTTACCTTTCCGGGATCCTGATCCAGGAGCCCTCTCTTTTTGCCTGGTTGATGCAGGAGCGAATCTGGAGCGGTTCCGTCGATCGTGAGGCGCTGTTGGAAGAGATTCTCATGGCCTGCACCGAAATTGAACAAATCGAAGAGGCCTATCCGATCCTGCGACGGGTCAAACAACGGGAGATCCTCCGGATCGGCGCAAAAGACCTGACGGGCTTTGCCGGGATTACCGAAACCATGGAAGGGTTGACGGCCCTCGCCGAGGCCTCCCTGGAGGCGGCCCGGCAGGTGGCGGACCGTTTCCTTAAAAAACGGTTCGGCACCCCGCAGATCATCGACCCGGACGGCAACCCGGGGGAATGCCCCTTTGCCATACTCGGGATGGGGAAACTCGGGGGGGAGGAACTGAATTTCAGCTCCGATATCGATCTCCTCTATCTGTACGAATCGGATCAGGGGGAGACAACGGGGATTCCCGACACCTCGGGGAGGGTTCAGGGAAAGATCGAGAACCATCTCTATTTCGCCCGTCTCTGTGAACGGATCACCGACATGATCCAGGCGAATACGGAAGATGGTTTTGTCTTCCGAGTCGATCTCCGTCTCCGGCCGGAAGGAGGCCAGGGCCCGGTCGCTTCCTCTCTGAGAAGCTACGAACTCTATTACGAATCCTTCGGGCAGACCTGGGAGCGGGCAGCCCACCTCAAGTGCCGGCCCGTCGCCGGCGATCTCGCCCTCGGGCGGAAGATGATCCGGCTTCTGCGCCCCTTCGTCTACCGGAAATATCTCGACGACGGGGCTATTGCCGAAATACGGGAAATGAAGGGACGGATCCTGCAAAAACTCGCCCGGGGGCGTGCCCGGGAATTCAACGTTAAGCTCGGTCCGGGGGGGATCCGGTCAATCGAGTTTCTGATCCAGTCCCTGCAGCTTCTCTTCGGCGGAAAGATCCACTGGGTCCGGGAGCACAACTCACTGCGGGCCCTGCACCGTCTCTGCGACAAGGAGATCATTACCTATGACGATTATGCCGTTCTCTCCAAGGCCTACCTTTTTCTGCGGGACGTGGAACACAAACTGCAAATCGAACACCAGCTTCAGACCCAGACGCTTCCGAAAGACCCCGCCGCTCTCGATTGTTTGGCATATCGCTGCGGTCTGAGCGGTGGCCGCGAACTGATGGAAGAACTTTCGACCCACACCGCCCGAGTGGAAGCCCTCTTTGAAGAACTCTTTCGGCAAGAGGAGGAAGGAACGGAAAGTATCTCCCCTCTTCCGGCCATTGCCTCGGGGATTGCTGAGGGTGACGAGGCGGCTCGGGAGCTTGCGCACCTCGGCTTTGCCGATCCCCGGCGGGCGTTAAAGAATATTGAGATCCTCCGGGAGGGTCCTCCCTATCATCACAACTCCTCCCGTTGTCGTGCCGCCTTCCTTCAGCTCGCTCCCGCCCTGCTCCGGGAGGCCGGCACCTCACCCGATCCCGACATGGCCCTAAACCACCTGGAGCGCTTTGCCTCGGGCTACCAGGCACGGGAAACCTTCTATGCGATCCTTGGGAAAAATTCCGAAGCCCTGCACCGAATCATCGCTCTCTTCAGCATCAGCAGCTATCTTTCAAACCTGCTGATCCGTCATCCCGGAGCCATGGAGATCCTCCTCGGGGGCGACCTCCTGGAGCAGTGTGTCCTGAAGGATTCCTACTACCGGAGGATCATGGAAGAGGTGAAGCGCTCTTTGCCCGGTGGTCCGGTTCTTGATCTGATCCGGCGGTTCAAACATCTCGAAGAATTAAAGATCGGCCTTCGGGATATCCTGAGCGAACCGGATCTCCTTCAGACGGCCCATTCCCTGAGTGGCCTCGCCGATGCCTCCCTGGAGGCGGCGTACACCCTTGCATTCGAGGAACTGACGAAGGTCTTCGGTCCTCCCCGGGCAGAGGGAGGAGAACCGGCGGAACTTGCGATCTTCGGGGTGGGAAAGCTCGGCTCGCAGGAGCTGATCTACGGAGGAGACCTCGATCTCCTCTTCGCCTACACTGCCGAAGGGGAGACGGAAGGACCCGAACGAATTACCAACCGAGACTTCTTTACCCGTCTCGCCAGCCGGATCGTTTCTCTCCTCTCCACCCTCACGGGGGAAGGGGCCGCCTACCGGATCGACCTGCGTCTTCGTCCCCTCGGGGAAAGCGGCCCCCTAGTACAGTCGCTGGAGGGGTACCGGGGCTACTTTCACCGGAGCCTGATGCCCTGGGAACGACAGGCCCTGACGCGTATCCGCTTCTGCGCCGGCGGCAACCGATGCGGAAGGGCACTGATCGACGTCATCGAAACGACCCTCTTCGACACCGCTCCCCTGCCGGATCTGGCCGAATCGGTCCGCACCATGCGAAAAAAGATCGAGGCCGAAAAAAGCACTTCACGGCGCCGGGAAATCCATTTCAAGACCGGGGCCGGCGGATTGATCGATATCGAATTTCTTGTTCAGTATCTGACGCTCCGCTATGGTCATACAATAAAGGAACTCCGATTTGCACCTCCGCTCTCTGTTCTGGAGGTCTGCCGGAACCGGAGTCTGATTGGAGAGACCGATTATCAAGGGCTCAGAAAGGGTTATCTCTTTCTCCGGCGCCTTGAGGGGAGAGCCCGCATCCTCCAGGACCGCCCCATCACTTCCCTCTCTTCCGATCCCGGTATGAACCGGGCACTGGCCCTCCGGATGGGCTATCCGGTCCGTGGAGAAGACCCGGGCACGGCCCTTCTCCGTGATCTGAAGATCACGACACAAAGGACACGGAAGATTTTCGAACGGATCCTGAGCAACCAAAAAGCCCCCGGACTCACCTGA
- a CDS encoding alanine--glyoxylate aminotransferase family protein, whose amino-acid sequence MKKRYLLAPGPTPVPPEALSAMSEPIIHHRSPEFSVIMKEVLEGLKWLFQTDNTVMLLTASGTGGMDAAVSNFLSPGDKAICVRGGKFGERWAEICEAYGITPINIDVPWGASVKPEAIEEALERDPSIKAVYVQASETCSASVHPIKEIGEIVRKHDDTILVVDAITAIGVMDLPVDAWGVDICITGSQKALMLPPGTAFISVSDKAWGFNETAKCPRFYFNLKKEHAKAEAGQTNFTSPVAMIIGLKKVLEMMRAEGLQNIFARHARLADATRTALKTLGLELLATGIPSNAVTGAYLPDGIDGGAFNKKLREEYGVTIAGGQAQLKGKIFRVAHLGYADTMDVITAIAAIERGLHAFGYDFELGSGVRTAEEVLYGKTQ is encoded by the coding sequence ATGAAAAAACGTTATCTCCTGGCCCCCGGGCCGACACCCGTACCGCCGGAAGCACTGTCGGCCATGTCGGAACCGATTATTCACCATCGCTCACCGGAATTTTCCGTGATTATGAAAGAGGTTCTTGAGGGGTTGAAGTGGCTCTTCCAGACGGACAACACGGTAATGCTCCTCACCGCATCGGGAACGGGCGGCATGGACGCCGCCGTGAGCAATTTCCTCTCCCCCGGTGATAAGGCGATCTGTGTGCGGGGTGGAAAATTCGGTGAACGCTGGGCCGAGATCTGCGAGGCCTACGGCATTACTCCCATCAACATCGACGTCCCTTGGGGCGCCTCGGTCAAACCGGAGGCCATTGAAGAAGCCCTGGAAAGGGACCCTTCCATTAAGGCCGTTTATGTTCAGGCAAGCGAAACCTGTTCCGCCTCGGTCCATCCGATCAAAGAGATCGGAGAGATCGTTCGGAAGCACGACGACACAATTCTGGTCGTTGATGCCATTACGGCCATCGGCGTTATGGACCTCCCTGTAGACGCCTGGGGCGTGGATATTTGCATCACCGGTTCACAGAAGGCCCTCATGCTCCCCCCCGGCACCGCGTTCATCAGTGTCAGCGACAAGGCCTGGGGATTCAATGAAACCGCAAAATGTCCTCGCTTCTACTTCAACCTGAAAAAGGAGCACGCCAAGGCCGAGGCGGGACAGACGAATTTCACCAGCCCCGTCGCCATGATCATCGGCCTGAAAAAAGTTCTGGAGATGATGCGGGCGGAGGGATTGCAGAACATCTTTGCCCGTCATGCCCGACTGGCGGACGCAACCCGGACAGCGCTGAAAACATTGGGATTGGAACTACTGGCCACCGGCATCCCGAGCAATGCCGTCACCGGCGCTTATCTTCCGGACGGGATCGACGGCGGCGCATTCAACAAGAAACTCCGTGAAGAATACGGCGTCACCATAGCCGGAGGCCAGGCACAACTCAAGGGAAAGATCTTTCGCGTCGCCCATCTCGGCTATGCCGATACGATGGACGTCATCACCGCCATCGCGGCCATTGAGCGGGGGCTCCATGCCTTCGGGTATGATTTCGAACTCGGTTCCGGTGTACGGACAGCGGAAGAAGTCCTTTACGGGAAAACGCAATAG
- a CDS encoding methyl-accepting chemotaxis protein, translating into MEKAHLKKQRYFIERDLFFQTLTLLLTVLLGGFLLLLLSKTISGYVDSSILFLMLFAGYFLLIIFFSWSLSRKFIGPFSRLKANMKDISQGDFTLRLMVRKGDDVRITHFVEEANRMVISFNNAIEKIKDPCTELDALAVQMIRKLKTDNDIPKAECLELLQSLQERTAVIKESVGRFKTGKRSL; encoded by the coding sequence ATGGAAAAGGCCCACCTGAAAAAACAGCGTTATTTCATTGAAAGGGATCTTTTCTTTCAAACACTGACGCTTCTGCTCACGGTCCTGTTAGGCGGATTCCTTCTGTTGCTCCTTTCCAAGACGATCAGCGGCTATGTCGACTCCTCCATTCTTTTTTTAATGCTCTTTGCCGGCTATTTCCTCCTGATTATCTTCTTTTCCTGGTCCCTGTCGCGTAAATTCATCGGCCCGTTCAGCCGTCTGAAGGCGAACATGAAGGATATCTCCCAGGGAGATTTTACGCTCCGCCTCATGGTCCGGAAAGGAGATGACGTTCGGATTACGCACTTTGTCGAAGAGGCCAATCGCATGGTCATTTCATTCAATAATGCTATTGAAAAGATCAAGGACCCCTGCACGGAGCTAGACGCCCTTGCCGTTCAGATGATTCGGAAGCTTAAAACCGATAACGACATTCCGAAAGCGGAATGCCTGGAATTACTCCAGTCCCTGCAGGAACGGACAGCCGTCATCAAGGAGTCTGTCGGACGTTTCAAAACAGGCAAACGCTCGCTTTAG
- a CDS encoding Rrf2 family transcriptional regulator encodes MKLSNRSQYGVRALFDIAYYGEGRTMQIHEISKRQGIPRRFLEQIFFVLKKAGMIDSTRGPKGGYSLHRAPGEISVGDIIRVLEGPIEPVPCTTMEEDGSACHYIDKCVTRRVWEGAGDLLTEYFDAISLEDLCRRANELGLKGDSHCLMFSI; translated from the coding sequence ATGAAGCTCTCCAATCGAAGCCAATACGGGGTCCGGGCCCTCTTCGACATTGCCTATTACGGGGAGGGGCGGACCATGCAGATCCATGAAATCTCGAAGAGGCAGGGGATCCCGCGCCGTTTCCTGGAACAGATTTTCTTCGTCCTGAAAAAGGCGGGGATGATCGACAGTACCCGGGGACCGAAGGGGGGCTATTCCCTCCACCGCGCACCCGGTGAAATCAGTGTAGGGGACATCATTCGGGTGCTTGAAGGACCGATCGAGCCGGTTCCCTGCACGACCATGGAAGAGGACGGTTCGGCCTGCCACTATATCGACAAGTGTGTCACCCGAAGGGTCTGGGAGGGGGCGGGGGACCTCCTGACGGAATATTTCGATGCCATCTCCCTGGAGGATCTCTGTCGGCGGGCGAATGAGCTGGGGTTGAAGGGGGATAGTCACTGTTTGATGTTTTCCATTTAG